A window of Carassius gibelio isolate Cgi1373 ecotype wild population from Czech Republic chromosome A3, carGib1.2-hapl.c, whole genome shotgun sequence genomic DNA:
TTGACGTTTTTGTGGGGTATCCTGGGTCTGTGCACGATGCCAGGGTGCTGAAGAACAGCCCTGTGTACACTGGCCGCCTGTTTCCACCTGCAGGAAAATGCATCCTTGGAGATGGTGGGTATCCTTGCCTGAGTGCGCCCATCTGCCTCATGACGCCATACAGAGAGCCTGTACAGAATGCTGTACAGGCTCGCTACAACAGGAAGCATTCTCGTGCACGGAACATCGTGGAGAGGGCCTTCGGGATGCTGAAAACGCGCTGGCGTTCCATTTTTTTCAAGGCACTGGAAGTCAGCCCTGCTTTTGTGCCAGAGGTCATTGCATGCTGCACGGTGCTCCACAACCTCTGTCTTATTAATGGGGACATAGTTGATCCAGAAGTTGCAGAGGATGACGATGGCCCACCTGAACCCTGCAACACAGAAGCCAGCGCAGGAGAGCACGTGCGGGACAATTTAGCTGCAGCGGTGTCTGCACCTGGCAACTGTGTGCCTGCTCTTCATGAGCACGATTACCTGTAGGACACTTAACACAGGTTAAAATCAGTTCTTGTTCTTAGATTGACAGTGTTCCAGCTTGTCTATGTTAGTTAATTTGTAAATagttagttgtgtgtgtgtgtgggcacagCCCACAGGGTGCTGTGATGCGTACAGTGCAGTAGTAGTAGTTAGAGAGGTGCATGGCTATCTGTGTGCATCCCTCTGTCTTACAGCTTACTGCCGCTGGACAAAGCCTCTCCATCACCAAGACTCCTGTCGGGCCTCCTCGCGGCTGCACATGGTAACTGGGGATATTACAGACCCAGGCTAATCGACAGGGGATCTCGGAGCTACAGTGGTCCCCAGAGGTGACACCCACCAACCACTGGCACACTGCCTTAGGCTGTGTGTGAATTTGTATACCAAATCTTTGACATCATAACTACATATCACATACTTGATctaaattacaaattatttactttaaatccAAAATTTCCCAAGGTGTAAAGTCCTCATCTTGTACACATGCTTTGAAAAGAACATACATTGAATTATTTTAAAGCGATGCCCTACAAATGAAATTGCTAGTATCAAAGTCCCTTTAGAGCTTTAAGAAACCTGTGAAAATTACCTTACTGAAGCTGCTGAAGTTAATTttctttcctcatcatgacactatgataaaaatgttttaaaaatgtctttaagcTCTATTATACTACTTTGCCAAAATTATGTGATTTTGTTTTAAGCTTTGTATTGTGTAtccatttaaaagttaaatacacaaaaataaaacaaatacattttaccgGTGTCTGGAGTGTGTGGGCATTTATCTACAGTGCGGCACTTGTTTCAAAAACCATCTGGAATCTgctacaaaatacacatacaaatcacttaaaaaatattaattactcAATGCCACATATTAAGCACTTTACAACTGGCAATCTAGCTACTGCAAATCCCTGGGAATTAAGTGTTTTGTAATAAACTTGCAAAACCAGCATGACACAGTGAACTtactaacaaataaattaaagagaGTGTGTACCATTTGAttcctttatttttttgcaattatttctaagagctgaagaaatctttcctctctctcttttgtctccctttctctctctctcacttctcggtctcttctttcttctctttctctggcCTCCTGTTCTAGTCTCTTCTCATGCTCTCTTcgttctctttcttttctttcctccttTTCCTCCATCTCTCTCCATCGCCTCTCCTCCCTTTCAATggcatctctttctctttcagcttCCCTCTCCTCCATCTCTCGAATCAACTCCTCAAAATCTTTCCTTTTCCTCCCTACTCTTTCACGTTCTAACCTCACTGAGGATGGAGAGGTAACAGCAACATCCGGGCCAGATGAGGCAATAAGGGTGGGTGGTGTGATGGAGGGTCTGCCCCCTATTGCCTCATCCATGGCAGAATACCATTTCCAGGATGCTGCTGTAACCCCCCCATCCTCAGTGCTCACCCCAGTCTGTGGACATTTCAGATcctacaaatatttgaaaacagaATATCAAGACAGTCAATTACATTGTAAACATATGATTTGTTAAATGATCGCATTACAGGGCCAAACATCAGCATGATTCAATCATGACAATTCTCATTTTAgggtacaataataataataataaaaatatcttactttatatttttgtttcaggTTCTCCCATTTTTTTTTGATCTGAAGAGCAGACATTTTGCCCTCCAGCCTTTGCTCTGTGATAAAAACTCTGCaataaatgcacagaaatcaagCATAACATGAATGCAGTAAGAGCTTGAGTAGAAATTTTAACATCTACAACGAACTTACTATTGAATCTACACTACAATAAAATAACATAGGCTATTACATTTGTCTTGTATAACGTTACTTACTCAAAACCTTTAATTGCTGCATTTCTTTTTCCAGTGAAGAGGGCTTCATTAGCCACTCTCCACTGTATAAGAACACGGGTGTGTTCATCAGTCCCTACAAAATCAACACAGAATTTAACGTGATGAACCATGGTAAATCTATTAATGTTTCATGGAAAAGCTGAGGTAACGTTAACTTGTTAACAGTTGTTAACAGCAGCTTGCTATGTAACGTTAACCatcaaatatttcataatatcaaCACTGGTAAAGGAGAAATAAAAACGTTTTATCTCATTAAACTACTAAACAACGAACTTCTTTGTTTAAAGAAAACAGTGTTAGCTAGCTGATTTACATCTGATCGGACTattccctaataataataaaactatttttttctgaattggcTGGAAAAGGACACCctcaatttacatttttttaacaaggCAATCGTTTACTTATATgatgttaaacaaataaaatgtaaccacaaagaaacaaaaaatgctttataaaGTACTTACACTTGAATAGAGCCGCGTCTCCGCTTTCCGCCATTTCCGCCATTTTCAAATATAACGACGAAAACTCCTTCCCCGTGgcatcatgggatagtaaagtgtccatcgtATGCGCACTTCGGAATCTCGCCGGAAGAAGTAGGTCATCCGGGTACTTTTCGCCTACTGTTTTTCGAATTCTATGATTTCGGACATACTACTCTGCTCGCGTACTGTTTTTCgcatactatatagtagggaagtatTCGATTTCGGACGCAACTctcgtctcagaggagcaccaggacaagaccacaggaaacagatgattcttctgcacaatctgtctttgctgcagcctggaattaaactactggtttcgtctggtcagaggagaactagcccccgactgagcctggtttctcccaaggtttttttctccattctgtcaccgatggagtttcggttccttgccgctgtcgcctttggcttgcttagttggggtcacttcttcacagcgatatcattgacttgattgcaaataaatgcacagacactatttcaactgaacagagatgacatcactgaattcattgatgaactgcctttaactttttgcattattgagacatcaagaatgttgttcagttgctttgacgcaatgtattttgtttaaagcgctatataaataaaggggacTTTGACCCAAATTTTTTGTcgatatttggcttttttttctgtcatgtaCTGCCGAAAGCTGCATCGCTCTTTGAATGGCACAAGCTGGTCATCCACTGTGACATCTTTGCCAGGGTTGAATAGGAGGGGAAGGTGATGCGTCCACATTTCCCACAGGGATCTGATGGGGGCAAGCTTGTCCTCTCTATGACGAGCTGGTCTCTGCAGCTTGATTTTATAGAATCTTGAGAGGGACATGGTGGCTCTGGATATAGCAAGACAGCTACTCTAGAGGTTCGAATCATGTTTAACCTTTACCCTATTTGCCACTGTTATTAAACATCTACACATACAGAACTAGTATACTGTACATTACACAGTGTAGTCATCCCTTCAAACTCTTTCAATTAGTTAAATTGTAGCACTTATTTAAATTCAATCAATATGCACCAAATATGTCATAGGACAAAGCAAAAACAGGATTTTATTAATTctggtaaaaagaaaagaaaaaagaaaataaactgaaatgacaCACTGACACAAATCCAAGAGTCACATTACAGAAGCGTCCTTATTCTAGAATCCTGTTTTATCTGTGTAGTGACCATGGTGATTTCAGATCACAAAACCCATACTAGAGCAGCATTTCCTAATTGCATTAACTCCACACATCCCTCTCTCTCCCAAGTGGTAAGCATTTATAAATTATGGAGGCCCCTGTGGTCTTGGAAACCTTCCATATGTAGCTTTTTCTCTGATAGGCGTTGTCAGCTGAGATGTCTAATATAGACAGGCATGTGCCTTTCCAAACCATGATTAATTAGCGGGATTTACCATTGCCAGTGTCTCAAGTCTCAAAAATGATAAAGGTAATGGTACAGGAGGAGGTAGTAGGGGGAGCAAACAACAGACACAGTGGGAGttattttttaacagaaaatTACCAGTGTAATCACCAGTGTAACTGGGTGGAATGAACACACAACAAGGAGAGCTCGAATAAATACCCCAGAGTGTCCAAGTGAGTGGAGTAGGTGCTGAGGTGAGCAGGTGCTTCTCTGAGAGTGTGTTCCAGTGGCGGCGTGTCTTTGAGGCACTCTTGTTTGGGTTGACTGGTCACACGCTAGTTTCTGGAATGCAAGGGGAGAGAACAAGTTAGATCTCAGCTTCATGGAGAGTATGGGTAAAACACCATCGGGCCTAATGAGGCTTATCTGGCCTGATGGCTGATGACTTctagctgtgaccgatcagcccgTGATAAGCCCGTGCAGGTGTTACTCGTAAATTTTCATGGCAACGCTGATGTAAGCTCGGGATGGTCGTCACActatacattaacatttttatttttttttacaaaaatataatagcTCGActcgctggcgccgatacaggatggctgcctccgtgacgagctccgcatatgtttttgtgtttttgttagtttgtcctgtctttagttatattcctgccatcagtttcaccagggaagaactgctgaacattcggcagaacgcaccacaagatgtttttccggatttcaattattcagatgttttagtgaacgttgttatcggaggagcggcggcgctgatcaaacgcttcaggacgcgcagacgggggaagcgagcgggagcgctcgtcagactcaggaagcgcggatttcgaacgccgttgcctagcatccatctggcaaatctccgctctctacccaacaaaacggacgaactccttctgctttctcggactaataaggatttcacacactctgctgctctgtgtttcacggaaacctggctgaatgacaccataccggacagcgcgctccatcttcCGGGATTTCAGCTGTTGAGAGCGGATCgtgaatcagaatccactgggaaatcgcgcggcggcgggacatgtttttacatcaatgaacggtggtgtacagatgtacagtattgttcaaaataatagcagtacaatgtgactaaccagaataatcaaggtttttagtatattttttattgctacgtggcaaacaagttaccagtatgttcagtagattgtcagaaaacaaacaagacccagcattcatgatatgcacgctcttaaggctgtgcaattgggcaattagttgaaaggggtgtgttcaaaaaaatagcagtgtctacctttgactgtacaaactcaaaactattttgtacaaacattttttttttctgggatttagcaatcctgtgaatcactaaactaatatttagttgtatgaccacagttttttaaaactgcttgacatttgtgtggcatggagtcaaccaacttgtggcacctctcagctgttattccactccatgattctttaacaacattccacaattcattcacatttcttggttttgcttcagaaacagcatttttgatatcaccccacaagttctcaattggattaaggtctggagattgggctggccactccataacattaattttgttggtttggaaccaagactttgcccgtttactagtgtgttttgggtcattgtcttgttgaaacaaccattttaagggcatgtcctcttcagcatagggcaacatgacctcttcaagtattttaacatatgcaaactgatccatgatccctgatatgcgataaataggcccaacaccatagttggagaaacatgcccatatcatgatgcttgcacctccatgcttcactgtcttcactgtgtactgtggcttgaattcagagtttgggggtcgtctcacaaactgcctgtggcccaaaaagaacaattttactctcatcagtccacaaaatgttcctccatttctctttaggccagttgatgtgttctttggcaaattgtaacttcttctgcacatgccttttttttaacagagggactttgcgggggattcttgaaaatagattagcttcacacagacgtcttctaactgtcacagtacttacaggtaactccagactgtctttgatcatcctggaggtgatcattggctgagcctttgccattctggttattcttctatccattttgatggttgtcttccgtctagcctatcattttttgcacctctttataggttttcccctctcaaatcaactttttaatcaaagtacgctgttcttctgaacaatgtcttgaacgacccattttcctcagctttcaaatgcatgttcaacaagtgttggcttcatccttaaataggggccacctgattcacacctgtttcttcacaaaattgatgacctcagtgattgaatgccacactgctatttttttgaacacatccctttcaactaattcaactaattgcccaattgcacagccttaagagcgtgcatatcatgaatgctgggtctcatttgttttctgagaatctactgaacctactggtaacttgtttgccacgtagcaataaaaaaaatacgaaaaaccttgattattctggttagtcacattgtactgctattattttgaacaatactgtaactgtgttaaagaagacgtgctgctcaaatctcgaaacactcttcattaactgcaagccattctattcgccgcgggagtttcactcgttcattctggtcagtgtttacatccatcctcaagcacatgtgagctcagctttacagaaactcgctgatcagatcacagagacagaacaacaacaccctgactctgttttaatcattctcggggactttaataaagccaatctgtcccgtgaactgccaaaatacagacagcatgttacatgtcccaccagagacagtaatatattggatcactgttacaccacaataaaggatgcatttcactctgttccaagagcagctttgggacgttctgatcaccttctggttcatcttataccgtcctacaggcagaaactaaaatcagctaaacctgtatcaaggactgtaaaaagatggactaatgaagcagagcaggatttacaatcttgttttgacctcactgattggagtgtttttgaagctgctgccaccgatctggatgaactcacagagaccgtaacctcatatatcagtttctgtgaggatatgtgtattcctacaaagactcaactaatttacaataatgacaaaccgtggttcactgcaaaactcagacagctccgtcaggccaaagaagatgcttacgtgaagggggacaatgtcttgtataaacaggctaaatacacattggaaaaggagatcaaagtggcaaagaggaattattctgaaaaaaataaggactcagttcacttccaacgactccgcatcagtgtggaaaagtctaaagaagatcaccaattacaagacaccaccccccagcaccgtagagaatcaacgactggcagacgatctgaacgagttttactgcaggtttgaaagaacacccatcacctgccctgaacgcctccccacacaaccattcacacccttcacaactcctgcaaccagccctgaatgcctctccaaactaccgttcacaccattaacagctcctgcaacccatcctgaacacttccccaatcaag
This region includes:
- the LOC127943920 gene encoding uncharacterized protein LOC127943920, translated to MDTLLSHDATGKEFSSLYLKMAEMAESGDAALFKWTDEHTRVLIQWRVANEALFTGKRNAAIKGFEVFITEQRLEGKMSALQIKKKWENLKQKYKDLKCPQTGVSTEDGGVTAASWKWYSAMDEAIGGRPSITPPTLIASSGPDVAVTSPSSVRLERERVGRKRKDFEELIREMEEREAERERDAIEREERRWREMEEKEERKERERREHEKRLEQEAREREERRDREVRERERETKEREERFLQLLEIIAKK